Part of the Leifsonia sp. Root112D2 genome is shown below.
GGGCGACTGATGGCAAGGCCCACGTGGACTTTCCCGCATCGAGCCCCCATGCTCTCGCCTGCGGCGGAACGAGGCTCGAGGGCGATGCCACGAAGGGAACCGTCACGAGCGAGGTGGTGTGGAACAACGGAAGCGGCCAGGGTGCTTCGGGTGGAGGGGTGAGTGATGCTTTCACACTGCCGAGCTGGCAGCGCAACGCCGGCGTGCCGATGTCACAGGGGCGCGGCGGCGGTCGCGGAGTTCCCGATGTCGCCGGCAACGCCGACCCCGAGACGGGCTACCGGGTGCGGGTCGATGGCACAGACATGGTGATCGGCGGAACAAGCGCCGTGTCGCCACTGTGGGCCGCGCTCATCGCCCGCCTGGCGCAGTCGACGGGGCGAGGATTCGCACTGATTCAACCGGCACTGTATGGCACTGTCGCGGCCGGTCAGGTCGCACCGGGCTTTCGTGATGTGACGCAGGGCGACAACGGGGCTTTCCACGCGGGGGCGGGGTGGGATGCCTGCACGGGCCTGGGCGTGCCGGAGGGCACGGCACTGCTGGGCTTGCTGGATCCGAAGAGTTCGTAAGCGGCGGCCACGCGTCGGGCAAGCGGCACTGCGTCGCACGGCGCGCGTTCTCAGGCGGTGAGCACGGAGAGCACGTTGCCCGCAGGATCGGTGAACCAGGCGATATCGGGGCCGCGCTGTGCCGCTCGACCACGCAGAATACCCTTTGCGTCCGTCGGCATGTTCGGATCATCGTAGATATCGGTCTTCACCCCGGCCGCGTTGAGCTCGTCGACCGCCGAATCGATGTCGTCGACAACAAGATTGAGCACGGTGAACGAGGCAGGCTCATGATTGGGCTTCGGATAGATGAAGACTTCGGCACCACCGGGCAAGGTGAGCTGCAGCGCCCCCATCTCATTCCCGGCAATGGTGAGACCGAGCGTTTCACCGTAGAAGGTCTGCGCGGCAGCGATGTCGTCGACGCTGAATCCGCTGAATGCATGGACTGGGGTGAACATGAAGTGCTCCTTGGGGACTTCGGTAGGCGGCATCGACAAGATCGTTCGGATGCTCACACCGGCTACTTTGCCACCATGAGCGCGGCTTTCCCACCCCTCTCACAAGCTGAGATATGGTCACCGTGTT
Proteins encoded:
- a CDS encoding VOC family protein translates to MFTPVHAFSGFSVDDIAAAQTFYGETLGLTIAGNEMGALQLTLPGGAEVFIYPKPNHEPASFTVLNLVVDDIDSAVDELNAAGVKTDIYDDPNMPTDAKGILRGRAAQRGPDIAWFTDPAGNVLSVLTA